A region of Streptomyces sp. NBC_01267 DNA encodes the following proteins:
- a CDS encoding ABC transporter substrate-binding protein yields MTRTALREVTGPVLDRRRMLGAGAGLGLAATLSACGQTTGPVAQPGGGSVPDAFRGRTRVVLWSTFADPVGPALQNLVDAFNREQRDVYVEVQFQGTYDECAQKAVISLLGAQAPDLCVLSDVKWYKFYFGDALEPWDSYFARGELERTYNPRLLSEGVRKGHTWWLPLARSTPLFYYNKTLFKKAGVPVRPPESYDELYDWSRHITRQSVGGKRVALEGYQKVDGDWQFQCSAWQWGGAYSKGLDVTIDEGGAVAAGEWQRKLIFRDEIAYMATEPTADMGNQLIATLVTSTGALKKINEMAKANGWELGTGFLPKKEKFAVNTGGGGLGIFKRVPRERKEAAAQFVRFLARPENAARWAIETGYLPVVSAAVKEPTLVKLMKNDPAFATAVRQLDLTRPCDQVRMMIPNANVRIYTALQRIWSANTSAQQAFAEVADQLRKGVNRYGPMIEEHL; encoded by the coding sequence ATGACGCGAACTGCGCTGCGGGAGGTCACGGGCCCCGTGCTCGACAGGCGCAGGATGCTCGGGGCGGGCGCGGGGCTGGGACTGGCCGCGACGCTGAGCGCCTGCGGTCAGACCACGGGGCCCGTCGCACAGCCCGGCGGTGGCTCGGTACCTGATGCGTTCCGGGGGCGCACCCGGGTGGTGCTCTGGTCGACGTTCGCAGATCCGGTGGGACCGGCCCTGCAGAATCTCGTCGACGCCTTCAACCGCGAGCAGCGGGACGTGTACGTGGAGGTGCAGTTCCAGGGCACCTACGACGAATGCGCCCAGAAGGCGGTCATCAGCCTGCTCGGCGCCCAGGCCCCGGACTTGTGCGTGCTGTCCGACGTGAAGTGGTACAAGTTCTACTTCGGCGACGCCCTGGAACCTTGGGACAGCTACTTCGCACGGGGTGAGCTGGAGCGGACCTACAATCCGCGGCTGCTGAGCGAGGGCGTCCGCAAGGGGCACACCTGGTGGCTGCCGCTGGCCCGCTCGACGCCGCTCTTCTACTACAACAAGACCCTCTTCAAGAAGGCCGGCGTGCCGGTACGCCCCCCGGAGAGCTACGACGAGCTCTACGACTGGTCGCGCCACATCACCCGGCAGAGCGTGGGCGGCAAGCGGGTAGCCCTGGAGGGATACCAGAAAGTCGACGGGGACTGGCAGTTCCAGTGCAGTGCCTGGCAGTGGGGTGGGGCGTACTCCAAGGGCCTGGACGTCACCATCGACGAGGGCGGCGCCGTGGCGGCGGGCGAATGGCAGCGAAAGCTGATCTTCAGGGACGAGATCGCTTACATGGCGACCGAGCCCACCGCCGACATGGGCAACCAGCTGATCGCCACGCTCGTCACCTCCACCGGCGCCCTGAAGAAGATCAACGAGATGGCGAAGGCGAACGGCTGGGAGCTGGGCACCGGTTTCCTGCCGAAGAAGGAGAAGTTCGCGGTCAACACGGGCGGCGGCGGCCTGGGCATATTCAAGCGCGTGCCACGGGAACGCAAGGAAGCCGCAGCCCAGTTCGTGCGCTTCCTGGCCCGCCCGGAGAACGCCGCGCGGTGGGCCATCGAGACCGGTTACCTGCCCGTGGTGTCGGCGGCGGTCAAGGAACCCACCCTCGTCAAACTGATGAAGAACGACCCGGCCTTCGCCACGGCCGTCAGGCAGTTGGACCTCACGCGCCCCTGCGACCAGGTGCGCATGATGATTCCGAATGCGAACGTGCGTATCTACACAGCTCTGCAGCGCATATGGTCGGCGAACACCTCCGCACAGCAGGCCTTCGCGGAGGTCGCCGATCAGCTGCGCAAGGGCGTCAACCGTTACGGCCCCATGATCGAGGAGCACTTGTGA
- a CDS encoding carbohydrate ABC transporter permease → MTAANSLPDARPVATGSRSGVRRAQRFGLYALLVLVAVIAGGPLYWLISSALKTNPQIYSYPPHWIPTDLHWSNFSDAWRAAPFGRFFLNSLIVSVIGTAIELTAALLCAYAFVFLPFPGKKVLFLFLLGAMMVPGHVTLLPNFLTIAQLGWVNSYAGLIAPGLGSVFGTFLLRQHMLTLPQEITDAAKIDGAGHLRILFRVVLPMSRPMVITVALVVMVGKWNDFIWPLIVTSSTDMRTLPIGLLFLKNTETFANWGAILAGAVMVVVPVLVMFFFAQRYIIAGLTQGAGK, encoded by the coding sequence GTGACAGCCGCCAACTCCCTGCCGGACGCCCGCCCGGTCGCCACGGGCAGCCGCTCAGGTGTCCGCCGCGCCCAGCGCTTCGGTCTGTACGCGCTGCTCGTCCTGGTCGCCGTCATCGCGGGCGGCCCGCTGTACTGGCTGATCTCCTCGGCGCTGAAGACCAACCCGCAGATCTACAGCTACCCCCCGCACTGGATCCCCACCGACCTGCACTGGTCCAACTTCTCCGACGCCTGGCGCGCCGCACCGTTCGGCCGGTTCTTCCTCAACTCCCTGATCGTGTCCGTGATCGGCACCGCGATCGAGTTGACCGCCGCGCTGCTGTGCGCCTACGCATTCGTGTTCCTGCCGTTCCCCGGCAAGAAGGTCCTGTTCCTGTTCCTGCTGGGCGCGATGATGGTGCCCGGCCACGTCACGCTGCTGCCGAACTTTCTGACCATCGCCCAGCTCGGCTGGGTCAACTCCTATGCGGGCCTGATAGCGCCGGGCCTCGGCTCGGTCTTCGGCACCTTCCTGCTGCGCCAGCACATGCTGACACTGCCCCAGGAGATCACGGACGCGGCGAAGATCGACGGGGCGGGACACCTGCGCATCCTCTTCCGCGTGGTGCTGCCGATGTCGCGCCCGATGGTGATCACCGTCGCCCTGGTCGTCATGGTCGGCAAGTGGAACGACTTCATCTGGCCTCTGATCGTCACCAGCAGCACGGACATGCGGACCCTGCCCATCGGTCTGCTCTTCCTCAAGAACACCGAGACCTTCGCCAACTGGGGAGCGATCCTTGCCGGCGCCGTCATGGTGGTCGTGCCGGTCCTCGTCATGTTCTTCTTCGCCCAGCGGTACATCATCGCCGGGCTGACCCAGGGAGCCGGAAAATGA
- a CDS encoding carbohydrate ABC transporter permease, with the protein MTTDLMQDGRAVPPSPATAGEAGPRTPARRRRREYLLFAAFAAPNFLFLLVFAYWPVIYNAYLSLTDWDMVSSSWHMIGLDNYTSLFADPDFRGSLWTTVLFVVGIVAGGLVLGLATALLLNQRLRGRDVVRTLAFAPYVLSGAAVGTLWLFVFDPNYGLIRPLLAPLGLAAPAMMTDSRWALFGLVVVYLWKNTGFVAVVYLAGLQGLPRDVFEAAALDGAGAWTRLRRIILPLLSPVTFFLLVTCTISTFQAFDVIAMMTNGGPGTSTSILSWFIYDQGFRTFDAGRASAAAMIMFVVLLLITGFQARFLQRKVHYQ; encoded by the coding sequence TTGACGACCGACTTGATGCAGGACGGCAGAGCTGTCCCGCCAAGTCCGGCGACTGCCGGCGAGGCAGGGCCCCGGACCCCCGCACGGCGCCGGCGGCGCGAGTACCTGCTGTTCGCCGCCTTCGCCGCCCCGAACTTTCTCTTCCTGCTGGTCTTCGCCTACTGGCCGGTGATCTACAACGCCTATCTGAGCCTCACCGACTGGGACATGGTTTCCTCGTCGTGGCACATGATCGGCCTGGACAACTACACGTCGCTGTTCGCCGACCCCGACTTCCGCGGCAGCCTGTGGACGACCGTGCTGTTCGTCGTCGGAATCGTCGCGGGCGGACTCGTACTCGGGCTCGCCACCGCCCTGTTGCTCAACCAGCGGCTGCGCGGGCGGGACGTCGTGCGGACGCTGGCCTTCGCTCCGTACGTGCTCTCCGGAGCCGCCGTCGGCACTCTGTGGCTGTTCGTCTTCGATCCCAACTACGGACTGATACGCCCCTTGCTCGCACCCCTCGGCCTGGCCGCGCCGGCGATGATGACCGACTCCAGGTGGGCACTGTTCGGTCTCGTCGTGGTCTACCTCTGGAAGAACACCGGCTTCGTCGCCGTGGTCTACCTCGCCGGTCTGCAGGGCCTGCCCAGGGACGTGTTCGAGGCAGCGGCCCTGGACGGCGCCGGAGCGTGGACGCGGCTGCGCCGCATCATCCTGCCGCTGCTCTCGCCCGTCACCTTCTTCCTCCTGGTGACCTGCACCATCAGCACCTTCCAGGCGTTCGATGTGATCGCCATGATGACCAACGGCGGCCCCGGCACCTCCACCTCGATCCTCAGCTGGTTCATCTACGACCAGGGCTTCCGCACGTTCGACGCGGGCCGTGCCTCCGCCGCCGCAATGATCATGTTTGTGGTGCTGCTGCTGATCACTGGATTCCAGGCGCGCTTCCTCCAGCGAAAGGTGCACTACCAGTGA
- a CDS encoding ABC transporter ATP-binding protein, producing the protein MTLRLNDITVTLGSGESRTTALHGLTTTFQPGALTALVGPSGSGKSTLLAVAGALLRPDEGQVLLGETDLASLTDRERARTRRTRIGYMFQSGNLLAGLTAEEQLLAAASLAGGRPRAVRGQARELLADVGLAHRLRHRPDQLSGGERQRVALARALLTRPELLLVDEPTAAVDRTRAGDLTGLIARTTHQHGCVTVVATHDPVVIEAADTTIDMLDHATATTG; encoded by the coding sequence ATGACCCTCCGCCTCAATGACATCACCGTCACTCTCGGCAGCGGCGAGTCCCGCACCACCGCCCTGCACGGACTGACCACGACCTTCCAACCGGGCGCCCTCACCGCCCTCGTCGGTCCCTCCGGCTCCGGCAAGTCCACCCTCCTCGCCGTCGCAGGCGCCCTGCTCCGCCCGGATGAGGGGCAGGTCCTGCTGGGCGAGACCGACCTGGCGTCCCTCACCGACCGTGAACGCGCCCGCACCCGCCGGACTCGCATCGGCTACATGTTCCAGAGCGGCAATCTCCTCGCCGGCCTCACCGCCGAGGAACAACTGCTCGCCGCCGCCTCCCTTGCCGGTGGCAGACCCCGCGCCGTACGCGGCCAGGCCCGTGAACTGCTTGCCGACGTCGGACTCGCACACCGACTTCGGCACCGCCCCGACCAGCTGTCCGGCGGCGAACGCCAACGTGTCGCGCTGGCCCGCGCGCTACTGACCCGGCCCGAACTCCTCCTCGTCGACGAGCCGACAGCCGCCGTCGACCGAACCCGCGCCGGCGACCTGACCGGCCTCATCGCACGCACCACACACCAGCACGGCTGCGTCACCGTCGTCGCCACACACGATCCGGTAGTCATCGAGGCGGCCGACACCACGATCGACATGCTGGATCACGCCACTGCAACAACCGGCTGA
- a CDS encoding ABC transporter permease codes for MFLALLELKAARGRFLLMGSVVVLVAALVGIVSGFTTGLGDDTVSALRRLPATHIAFAAGSDSDQFARGLIDEQSAVGWNREEGAAATPLGVAITRGTTDRGVEVDLAAFGVEPGAFTDPGADEGKSLESAEPHGIVVSRRLVTDGVHIGDTLTVDRLGIRLNVIGIIGRSSYGHVPAAYVSTDTWRRIRFTTPGTDARPDDLPRQYSAMALELPAGFGEKTLAAADRRHRTTTVPLQDAFAAAPGYEGERLTMTSIQTFLFLIAPLVVGAFFAVWTVQRTPELALLRAMGASRRRLLGHTLAQAAVVVAAGAAVGGALASAVGLFVGEQVPFSLPVTTLATTMAAVTLIGLAGSALTLRRVTTVDPMTMLGAAR; via the coding sequence GTGTTCCTCGCCTTGCTGGAACTCAAAGCGGCCCGTGGCCGATTCCTGCTGATGGGTAGCGTCGTCGTCCTCGTCGCCGCGCTCGTCGGTATCGTCTCCGGCTTCACCACCGGCCTCGGTGACGACACCGTCTCCGCCCTGCGCAGACTGCCCGCCACCCACATCGCCTTCGCCGCCGGTTCCGATTCCGACCAGTTCGCCCGCGGCCTGATCGACGAGCAGTCCGCCGTCGGCTGGAATCGGGAGGAAGGCGCCGCGGCCACCCCGCTCGGCGTCGCCATCACGCGCGGCACCACCGACCGCGGCGTCGAGGTGGACCTCGCCGCGTTCGGTGTCGAGCCCGGCGCATTCACCGACCCCGGTGCCGACGAAGGCAAATCCCTGGAGTCGGCCGAACCGCACGGCATCGTGGTCTCCCGCCGGCTGGTGACTGACGGCGTCCACATCGGTGACACTCTCACCGTCGACCGGCTCGGTATTCGTCTGAACGTCATCGGCATCATCGGCCGCTCCTCCTACGGACACGTCCCCGCCGCCTACGTCTCCACCGACACCTGGCGCCGGATCCGCTTCACCACGCCCGGCACCGACGCGCGCCCGGACGACCTCCCACGTCAGTACAGCGCGATGGCACTCGAGCTCCCCGCAGGATTCGGCGAGAAGACCCTCGCCGCCGCGGACCGCCGCCACCGCACGACAACCGTCCCGCTCCAGGACGCCTTCGCTGCAGCCCCCGGCTACGAGGGCGAGCGCCTGACGATGACCTCCATCCAGACCTTCCTCTTCCTCATCGCCCCGCTGGTCGTCGGAGCCTTCTTCGCCGTCTGGACCGTCCAGCGCACCCCCGAGCTCGCCCTGCTGCGTGCCATGGGCGCGTCCCGCCGCCGCCTCCTCGGGCACACCCTCGCGCAGGCCGCTGTGGTCGTCGCTGCCGGTGCAGCCGTCGGGGGCGCGCTCGCCTCCGCCGTAGGCCTGTTCGTCGGCGAGCAGGTGCCCTTCAGCCTCCCCGTCACCACCCTCGCCACCACCATGGCCGCTGTGACCCTGATCGGTCTCGCAGGCTCCGCCCTCACCCTGCGCCGCGTCACCACCGTCGACCCGATGACCATGCTGGGAGCCGCACGATGA
- a CDS encoding TetR/AcrR family transcriptional regulator, protein MPKIHAASVADHRAQQRAALLDAARELLAEGDASKVTFAEVARRTGLARNSVYKYFSDRRELLTEVVRQAAPRWTERIHASLAAAGDSPAERVAAYVTAQLEMVRDGEHRIARASAGAQDAAALREGADAAHRALLDPLVDALRDLGDDAPLRTARLLQGFVNAATTALEAGDDYDAVTDRAVRLVVAALGGLTADLPSR, encoded by the coding sequence GTGCCCAAGATCCACGCTGCGTCGGTCGCCGATCACCGTGCCCAACAGCGTGCTGCTCTGCTCGACGCGGCGCGGGAGCTGCTCGCCGAGGGCGACGCTTCCAAGGTGACGTTCGCGGAGGTCGCCCGCCGCACCGGCCTGGCCCGCAACAGCGTCTACAAATACTTCTCCGACCGCCGTGAGCTGCTGACCGAGGTGGTCCGACAGGCCGCTCCGCGCTGGACCGAACGCATTCACGCCTCCCTCGCCGCCGCCGGCGACTCACCTGCGGAGCGGGTTGCCGCCTACGTCACCGCGCAGTTGGAGATGGTCCGCGACGGCGAGCACCGCATCGCCCGCGCCAGTGCCGGCGCGCAGGACGCAGCAGCCTTGCGTGAGGGCGCGGACGCGGCACACCGCGCGCTGCTCGATCCGCTCGTGGATGCCCTGCGTGACCTGGGTGACGACGCCCCCCTCAGGACAGCACGCCTGTTGCAGGGATTCGTCAACGCCGCGACCACGGCGCTGGAGGCGGGCGACGACTACGACGCGGTGACGGACCGGGCGGTGCGGCTGGTTGTCGCCGCCCTCGGAGGTCTCACGGCCGACCTGCCGTCCCGATAG
- a CDS encoding PIG-L family deacetylase, producing MTDRPLTLMAVHAHPDDEATGTGGVLARYAAEGIRTVLVTCTDGGCGDGTEGAKPGDPGHDPAAVALMRRQELKASCDVLKVSDLEMLDYADSGMVGWPSNDAPGSFWQTPVEEGAARLAELMRHYRPDVVVTYDENGFYGHPDHIQAHRITMAALEMTALTPKVYWTTMPRSMMQRFGETMHEFHEDMPEPDPAEAAAMAEIGLPDDEITTWVDTTAFSGQKFDALAAHASQGENIFFLKMGKERFGELMGMETFVRVQDATGAAVPENDLFAGLR from the coding sequence ATGACCGACCGGCCCTTGACGCTCATGGCAGTACACGCCCACCCCGACGACGAAGCCACCGGAACCGGAGGGGTCCTCGCGCGGTACGCGGCGGAAGGCATCCGCACGGTTCTGGTGACGTGTACCGACGGCGGTTGCGGTGACGGAACGGAGGGCGCCAAGCCGGGCGATCCCGGGCACGATCCGGCGGCCGTCGCCTTGATGCGCCGTCAAGAACTCAAGGCGAGCTGTGACGTCCTGAAGGTCAGTGATCTGGAGATGCTGGACTATGCCGACTCCGGGATGGTGGGCTGGCCGAGCAACGACGCCCCCGGATCCTTCTGGCAGACCCCCGTGGAGGAAGGCGCTGCCCGACTGGCGGAGCTCATGCGGCACTACCGGCCCGATGTGGTCGTCACCTACGACGAGAACGGCTTCTACGGCCACCCCGACCACATCCAGGCCCACCGCATCACGATGGCAGCGCTGGAGATGACCGCGCTGACCCCGAAGGTGTACTGGACGACGATGCCCCGCTCGATGATGCAGAGGTTCGGGGAGACCATGCACGAGTTTCATGAGGACATGCCGGAGCCGGATCCTGCCGAGGCCGCCGCGATGGCCGAGATCGGCCTCCCCGACGACGAGATCACCACATGGGTGGACACCACCGCGTTCAGCGGTCAGAAGTTCGATGCGCTGGCCGCACATGCCAGTCAGGGCGAGAACATCTTCTTCCTCAAGATGGGCAAGGAGAGGTTCGGCGAGTTGATGGGCATGGAGACCTTCGTACGTGTCCAGGACGCCACCGGCGCGGCCGTCCCCGAGAACGATCTCTTCGCCGGACTGCGCTGA
- a CDS encoding ArsR/SmtB family transcription factor yields MPADDLPETIHVTTDEQLRAVSNLTRHRIMAVLRFEPATITQIAARVGLAKGSSSYHMRLLERAGLVKVVRTRKVRGVTERYYAMAARSIVLPDPGVGQPDVLMRNAVADLEAAPVDGERHVRMAHLRLTGEQFAELGARLQALADEYRELSDPSLPDVSLAFALFRPAPREQAEGDSK; encoded by the coding sequence ATGCCTGCCGACGATCTTCCCGAGACCATTCACGTCACCACTGACGAACAGCTGCGCGCCGTCTCCAATCTCACCCGTCACCGGATCATGGCCGTGCTCCGCTTCGAGCCCGCGACGATCACGCAGATCGCCGCGCGGGTGGGCCTCGCCAAAGGGAGTTCCAGCTATCACATGCGACTGCTGGAGCGGGCCGGCCTGGTGAAGGTGGTGCGGACGCGGAAGGTGCGGGGGGTCACCGAGCGGTACTACGCGATGGCCGCGCGGTCGATCGTGCTGCCGGATCCGGGGGTGGGGCAGCCGGATGTGCTGATGCGCAATGCGGTGGCGGACCTGGAGGCGGCGCCGGTGGATGGCGAGCGGCACGTGCGGATGGCGCATCTGCGGCTCACCGGTGAGCAGTTCGCGGAGCTGGGGGCGCGTCTGCAGGCGCTGGCGGACGAGTACCGGGAGCTGTCCGATCCGTCGCTGCCGGACGTGTCGCTCGCCTTCGCGCTGTTCCGGCCGGCGCCGCGCGAGCAGGCCGAAGGGGATTCCAAGTGA
- a CDS encoding MFS transporter: protein MTSDIRKLPTGFGRMWTAQTVSSLGDGVTHAALPLLALTLTRDPMALAVVTAAGTLPWLLFGVLGGALVDRWDRRRAMWVADAARAVLLAIPAAAAWLDVLSIPLLAAVAFLLGLGGLFFDTAATACLPDLLGRDPALLERANSRLRGAQTAASGFAGPPLGSALLALGRAVPLLTDAVSFALSALLVRSLPAAPRPVPEARESLLRQARAGASYVFRDRLLLGLALRPTVGNVAFLAVETVLALFAHDRLGIGALGYGLLLTAEATGGLLGAGIASFLGRRLGTGTALTCTAAVEGLAVLGLAAAPNPYAAGLALAVCGAGMGATMVLGPSLRQAIVPAHLMGRVASTSRMLAMCAAPFGAFVGGWLATTYDIRTPLYAAAALLLTMTAVTATMTDNRRVEAALHGAASAGGPRHPESANPVREGAPE, encoded by the coding sequence GTGACCTCAGATATAAGGAAGTTGCCGACCGGGTTCGGACGGATGTGGACCGCGCAGACGGTGTCCTCGCTCGGTGACGGGGTGACGCATGCCGCGCTGCCGCTGCTCGCGTTGACGTTGACGCGGGATCCGATGGCGCTCGCCGTCGTCACGGCCGCCGGGACGCTGCCGTGGCTGCTCTTCGGGGTGCTCGGCGGTGCGCTGGTTGACCGCTGGGACCGTCGGCGCGCGATGTGGGTCGCGGACGCTGCACGTGCGGTACTGCTCGCGATACCTGCGGCGGCGGCCTGGCTCGACGTGCTGAGTATTCCGCTGCTCGCAGCCGTCGCCTTCCTGCTCGGCCTCGGCGGACTCTTCTTCGACACGGCCGCCACGGCCTGTCTGCCGGATCTGCTCGGCCGCGACCCCGCACTCCTGGAGCGCGCCAACTCCCGCCTGCGCGGCGCCCAGACCGCCGCGTCCGGCTTCGCGGGGCCGCCCCTGGGCAGTGCGCTGCTCGCGCTCGGGCGGGCGGTTCCGCTGCTCACCGACGCGGTGTCGTTCGCGCTCTCCGCACTGCTCGTACGGTCGCTGCCCGCCGCGCCCCGGCCCGTACCGGAGGCCCGCGAGTCGCTGCTTCGGCAGGCGCGGGCCGGGGCCTCGTACGTCTTCCGGGATCGGTTGCTGCTCGGGCTCGCGCTCCGTCCGACGGTCGGGAACGTCGCCTTCCTCGCCGTGGAGACCGTACTCGCCCTCTTCGCACACGACCGTCTCGGCATCGGCGCCCTCGGCTACGGCCTGCTCCTCACAGCAGAGGCCACCGGCGGCCTGCTCGGCGCGGGCATCGCCTCCTTCCTCGGCCGACGACTCGGCACCGGCACCGCGCTGACCTGCACGGCCGCGGTCGAGGGGCTTGCCGTCCTGGGGCTTGCCGCCGCCCCGAATCCGTACGCGGCCGGGCTCGCGCTCGCCGTCTGCGGGGCGGGCATGGGCGCCACGATGGTGCTCGGGCCCTCCCTCCGGCAGGCGATCGTCCCGGCCCACCTGATGGGCCGGGTCGCCTCCACCTCCCGCATGCTCGCCATGTGCGCCGCCCCGTTCGGCGCCTTCGTCGGCGGATGGCTGGCCACCACCTACGACATACGCACCCCGCTCTACGCCGCCGCCGCTCTCCTCCTCACCATGACCGCCGTCACGGCGACCATGACCGACAACCGCCGGGTCGAGGCGGCACTGCACGGCGCTGCCTCGGCCGGCGGTCCACGTCACCCGGAATCCGCGAACCCCGTTCGGGAAGGTGCACCCGAATAG